In the Acinetobacter sp. YWS30-1 genome, TTAAGCCCTGATTTGAACCGCCATCACCGGTAAAAGATAGACCAATCCCCCCATTTTTGAGTGTTTTAGCACTTAAAGCTGCCCCAATAGCCAAAGGTGGACCACCACCCACAATACCGTTTGCACCGAGCATGCCTTTATCTAAGTCCGCAATGTGCATTGAGCCGCCTTTACCACGACACAAACCATCATCTTTGCCAAAAATTTCTAGCATCATGGCGTGAATGTCACAGCCCTTTGCAATACAATGTCCGTGACCACGATGTGTTGAGGTAATGAAGTCCTTATCTGTTAAATTTTCACAGATCCCTACGGCAACAGCTTCCTCACCGCTATAAAGATGGATGAAACCTGGGATATCACCTGTATTGTTTTCATCGTGAAGTCGATCCTCAAATTCACGAATGTCGCGCATTCTTTTGTATGCTGCTAGCAATTGCTCTTCCGTTAATTGCATATATTTATTCCTTATTAACTACGCTTAAAAGAAAATCCCAAATTGAATAACTGGATTTTTAAATCGTATATTTATATAAGAATATTTTTATTTAATTTCATATTAGACTAAAAAAATATAATGCATAAAAACATAAGATAAACATTAAAAACAATGGTTTATAAAATTAAGAAATTTGTAAATTTTTTAATATTATTCAGCTATATACAAAAACAAACCTTTAACCAACCTTTGTTTTATATGATAAGTTTTTTGCCCTGTTTTAATATTATTAATGCATTTAAAGCAGCTTATTTAATATCAGGCTCAATATTAATTATTTTAAACGACGGAGTGTTTGAAATGGATTTAAATAACCCAGTATTAACTGGAAAGAAGCTACGTGGCGCTAAAAAAATGGCGCGTATTCCAATTAAAGTTGTTCCAACGGAAACGATACCGAAAAAGCCAGAATGGATCCGGACTAAAATTAGTCGACCTGAGGAAGTCCAAATCATTAAGGATTTATTAAGACAACAAAAACTACATACCGTTTGCGAAGAAGCAGCTTGTCCTAACTTGCCGCAATGTTTCGGTAGTGGAACAGCAACATTCATGATTATGGGAGATATCTGTACTCGACGCTGTCCATTCTGTGATGTCTCGCATGGCCGTCCTAATGCCTTAGATATTAACGAGCCACTGCATTTGGCTGAAACAGTGAAGAATCTAAACTTAAAGTATGTTGTGATTACTTCCGTTGACCGAGATGATTTAAAAGATGGCGGTGCACAGCATTTTGCAGATTGCATTCGAGAAATTCGTCAAACTAGTCCAGACACTTTGATTGAAGTTTTGGTTCCTGATTTTCGTGGTCGCGCAGATATTGCACTTAAAATTCTGAGCAAAAATCCACCTGATGTTTTTAATCACAATATTGAAACCGTGCCACGCCTGTATAAAGCCATGCGACCAGGCGCTGACTATCAGCATTCATTGAATTTACTTAAGAAATTTAAACACTACTGCCCTGATATCCCAACGAAATGTGGTTTGATGGTGGGTTTAGGAGAGATTGAAGCTGAGGTTATTGCGTTATTAAATGATTTGAAAGATTATCAAATTGATTATGTCACAATCGGCCAATACCTACAGCCATCCAAATCACATGCGCCAATTCATCGTTTTGTTACATTGCAAGAGTTTAAACATTATCAAACTCATGGAGAGCACTTAGAGTTTAAGAATATTTGGAGTGCACCATTAGTGCGATCGAGTTATTTTGCTGACCGCCAGTATTATGGTGAGGCTGTACCTGTGCCCTACGTGCGTGAATGACATTTTCATCATTTAAAGGATCCTATTTATCAACATAATGGTTACTTTTATTAACACTTCAGATAAAAATAGTCATTTCCAGTCCATAACAACACTTTTAAAGTAGCTAAAAGGCTGGTAAAACCCAAAAAAGGTTATTTAACGAATCCAAGAAAAAATGATTTGGTACACGTAAGAAAAGATTGAATGAGTATAGATCTGGAAATTGATTTCTGAAGTTTAAAGATATTACAGTCTAATCATAAAGGAATATGATATGAACCTGTTCAATACAGCACCAGCAAAAAAGCTGCAAACAACACATTTAATTAATCAGCATATTGTTCAGGCTGCACCCGTTTTGGCTTTGCCTCAAGAAGATCAGACTTCCCTATTCCGCCGCTCTATTCAGCATAATTATGCCGATTTATTAAGAATTGCTGATGATTCCGATATGGCAATTGGTCTTACAGATCACCATGGTACTCTGTTATGGACCTGGAGTAGTTCCGCGATGCTTTCTTCTGCTGAACAGGTACATTTTATTGAAGGTGGCCATTGGTCAACGCAGGCGGTTGGGACCAATGCGATTGGTATGACATTAAATAGCCAAACATCAAGTTGTGTATATTCTCATGAAAACCAAATGGACAGCGTTCGTGATTGGGTTTGTTATGCAGCACCTATCTGGGATCCGACTTCAGGTCAATTTCATGGCATTATCAATCTTTCCACAAAATATAAAAAACATACCCCTCTAGGCATTCTTGCTGTGGAACGCTGTGCAGACTTAATACAGCGAGCAATAAAATTTGAACAGAAAAATTTTTTATACATTAAAGCGCTAGGTTCGCCCTGGGTTCAATTTAATGGGCATACTTTGAACTTGACTCACCGTCAAATTGAAATACTTTGCATTTTAGCTTTGTATCCGTACGGGATTGGTTTAGAAGAGTTACACTATGCCCTTTATGGTGAGCGTAATGTCAGCCTAAAAACCCTAAAGGCTGAGCTTTCACAACTTCGTAGCCTATTACCTCATTCAATTGAGGCTCGGATTTATAGGCTTACCTGTGAAGTCCAATGTGATTTTTTACGTGCTGAACAATCATTAAATGCAAATCTTATTTCGAGTACATTCTCGCTATATAAAGGTAGCTTTTTATCTAAATCAGAAAGCCCTTTACTCAGTACTTGGAGACATTGTTTTGATGCCCGTTTAAGCCAGTTGATTTATCAAATAAAGGATACCGATCAATTATTACGGATTATTGGGCAAACACATGATCGTATTGATGCGGTACAGCGTTTATTAGAATTATTACCACAGGACAGCAACTACCGTAATTATTTTTCAAATCTGATTTAAATTTGATTTGTTGCTTCAACTCTAAAGTTTTATTGAATAAGGTTTTATTGTGTAGCAGATAGAAATTGTTCATCTAAAGATCTTTATTGTGTTTGAATTGGCCAGTTTGAAATAATGGCTCACTGAAAGCCCAGCCTGACCACCATCGACAATAACGATATTAAAATGTGATTTTAAGCATGTTGATTTAAATTTGCATAGTAGGTTCATAAACTTGCACAAGTAAAATTGCGGATTTTATTAAGATAACTATTTAATATTAATAGATCTCTTGCGAAAGTCGTTATTGCAAGTTCATCCGGTTTACCAGTGCAGCGATTAAGTTAATGCGTAAACCGAATCTTTTCCGTCTATTTCGATAGCGTTCACTTAGTATTCTAAATCTTTTCAATTGACTGTTAATGTGTTCGATTACAACTCGTATTTTTCCAATCATTTTATTGTAATTTGTCTCAGCATCAAATAAGGGTAAATTCTTCTTTTTCTTTATTGGCATCAATAATTTAAAGCCATCTTGCTCTAACCCATAGTACCCTAAATCGGTCATAACATAGTCACAATGTTTGAATTTCTTAACTGTTTTTCTTGCCAATTTAATATCATGCTGACTGCCAGACGATATATCTACTCCTATGATTTGTTTGCTCTTCGGATGATAGATCACTTGGGCTTTTAACGTATGTTTCTTCTTTTTACCACTGTAGAACTTACTCTGATTTTTTTTTCGGGCGTTCTATTAAACATTCTGTCGCATCAATAATTACCCAGTTAAATTGTTCGTCTGCTGTGGTAATGCTTCGTTTTGGCAGGGTAAAACGTCTTGATTTCATTAATGCATCTTCAACCTTTTTAATAGTTCGATTCACATTACTTTCAGCGATATGGTAATTTGCCGCCAATTCCAATTGGGTGTTGTAGCTCCGTAAGTAATTGAGTGTTAATAATAATTGATCCTCTATAGCTAAAGTATGAGGACGCCCTAATTTCTTTTTAAGTGATTCTGCTTCTTTTAAAACTTCGACCATTTCACTAAAAACTGCTCGAGGTACACCAACCAAGCGCTGGAATTCAGAATCTGAAAAACGATTTAATTTCTGATATTTCATGAAATCTATATTGAGGCAGTTTTTACTTTCGCAAGAGGTCTAATATTAATTATTTATTAAAAAAATTATGAACTAGACTTTAGGTGAACATAAGTTAAACACATAACAAATGATAATAAATTCATTGATATAGATAAATGACTGAGAGCTTTAATTGCAAGTTTTCTTAAATTATTAAGCTAGATATAGCTGGCTAACTATTTGATTGAATGAATTAAAAATAATACTTTAACAGAATCAATCCGGTACTAACTTTGTACTGGTTGTTAGTACCTCATTGTAAATTTCCCTTCTCCATTCTTGTCTTTAAATTGACATCAAATCTTCATAGCTCTGTCATTTGTTAGTGTTGATATAAGCCAATAAATTTAAAAAGATTAAATGAGGATAAAATATGGCAGGGTTATCCATCTGGCATGTACTAATTTTTGCAATTGTAGTGATCTTACTGTTTGGTACTTCTAAACTAAAAAATCTAGGAAAAGATGTAGGGGGTGCAATCAAGGACTTTAAGAAATCTGTCCGTGAAGAAGAAGAAGCTGAGGCAGCTCAACTTCAGTACCCTCGAACGATTGATGCGAAAGTTAAAGCCAGTGAGAGTTCAATCAAGAATTGAGGTATTGCTATGCTCAATATTGGAATGACTGAGCTGTTGGTCTTTGGGGCAATTGCCTTGCTCATTCTTGGACCAGATAAACTCCCTGAAGCGATACGTTTTATAGGTAAATGGTCAGCCAAAATCAAAAGGATCGCCAGCAATATACAAAATGATCTTGACCGTGAATTGCGACTATCGGAACTACGGGAACAAATGCAAAGCGAGCTGAAACGTATTCAGGAATTAGAAATCAAAATGCAGGCACAAATGGATAATATAAATGTAATCCATCAGCCCATCATTAGAAATCCGGAACAACATCTTTTGAACTATGAGCTGACTTACCAATTAATTAATGAATCAGTTTCACCTGTTCATTTACCGCCAATCCAGCTGAATAAAGTGACAAAACAAGAAAAAATTTATGCTGATATAAAGGTGGCCGTATGAGTATTTTGCCTTCGACTCAAACCAACAACGATACCCGGCAAATCCCGTTAGAAGAAATGCCAATTACCAGGCATCTAGTGATTCTGCGAAAGCACCTTTTCAAAATTGTGGGCGTATTATTAGGACTATTCTTATGTTTACTGCCTTTTGCAAGCCAAACTTATCAGCTTTTATCAAAGCCTTTACGCGCTCAGTTACCTGAAAGCTCTAGCATGATTGCAACAGATGTGACTGCGACTTTCATGGCTCCATTTAAGTTGAACTTCTTTATTGCTTTACTTATCGCCATGCCTTTTATTTTGTATCAACTTTGGGCCTTCATTAGACCAGCATTGTACCTAAAAGAAAAAAAGTTAGCTTTACCACTATTAATCAGCAGTATTGTACTGTTTTATGCAGGTATTGCTTTTGCCTATTTAATCGCTTTACCTTCTATCCTTCATTTTTTTATCAGCGTATCACCTGACACTGTTGCACCGATGACCGATATCAATAGTTATCTGGCTTTTTGTTTAAAACTATTTTTAGTTTTCGGATTTACGTTTGAAATCCCTATTATCACGCTCCTGCTTATTATAATTGGTGTTGTCAGCACACAGACCTTGGTGGAAAAAAGACGATTTATTGTGGTGGGATGTTTTTTTATTGCCATGTTTGTGACACCACCCGATGCCCTATCAATGATTATGTTAGCTGTTCCAATGTGGCTGTTATTTGAACTAGGCTTAGCGGCAGGAAAATGGATAGAAAAATGATGACCGGACATAACTGAATAATAATAAAAAGAACATAAAAGAAGAAAATACTCTATGAGCAGCTTAAGCTGCTTTTATTTTTAATATATAAATCAATATTATATTTAATAAATCCGCAATATTAGCTTCACCTGACTGTCATATTCAACCGCTAATTTATTCCTGACTTTAAAACAACCAGACCTTAGTTATGGGAATAAAAGAATGACAGATTACTTACCTTATGATGAAAATCAGGAATTGGATAATAATACATCAGATAATCATCATTTTCGGGATATTTTAGAACAATCCATATCGCGTCGTGACTTGATTGCCAAAACTGCAAGTGGGGCTGCAGCATTGGCTCTTGCCTCTTCTTTGACTGGATGTGGGGACAACGATAATGATTCTATTGTACCGCCAACCGAGACCGCACCAAACCCGCCTGCTATTGATCCCAATACAAAACCAGAGCAACTCAACTTCACGCCAGTGGCCAAAAACTTAAATGACATCGTTACTGTGCCAGACGGTTATGAAGCCAATGTCCTGTATGCACTTGGAGATTCAATTAACCCTGCCTATCCAGATTGGGATGATAACAATATCCCGAACGGACCAAGCTTTCAGTTCCGTTCCGGTGACTGCCATGATGGAATGAGTTTTTTTGGCTTGAACATCGCTACTGGCCGCTATGACCCGACTGTGTCTGAGCACGGTCTGCTGGTCATGAACCACGAATATATCAATCCAACTTTTTTACATCCTCAAGGTCCAACAAAAGTCGATGGTCGTCGCCCTGAAGATGAAGTCATTCGTGAGACCAATGCGCATGGTGTTTCAATCGTTCATATCAAAAAAGACAATTCCAATCAAAAAGTAGAAATTGTCAAAAATTCAATTTATAACCGCCGTATTACTGCTTCAACTGTCATGAGCATTTCAGGTCCTGCGAGTGGGTCTGCCCTTCTATCTACACGTTTTTCACCAGGTGGAAAATTAACCCGTGGCACGCATAACAACTGTG is a window encoding:
- the lipA gene encoding lipoyl synthase — encoded protein: MDLNNPVLTGKKLRGAKKMARIPIKVVPTETIPKKPEWIRTKISRPEEVQIIKDLLRQQKLHTVCEEAACPNLPQCFGSGTATFMIMGDICTRRCPFCDVSHGRPNALDINEPLHLAETVKNLNLKYVVITSVDRDDLKDGGAQHFADCIREIRQTSPDTLIEVLVPDFRGRADIALKILSKNPPDVFNHNIETVPRLYKAMRPGADYQHSLNLLKKFKHYCPDIPTKCGLMVGLGEIEAEVIALLNDLKDYQIDYVTIGQYLQPSKSHAPIHRFVTLQEFKHYQTHGEHLEFKNIWSAPLVRSSYFADRQYYGEAVPVPYVRE
- a CDS encoding IS5 family transposase (programmed frameshift), with the protein product MKYQKLNRFSDSEFQRLVGVPRAVFSEMVEVLKEAESLKKKLGRPHTLAIEDQLLLTLNYLRSYNTQLELAANYHIAESNVNRTIKKVEDALMKSRRFTLPKRSITTADEQFNWVIIDATECLIERPKKNQSKFYSGKKKKHTLKAQVIYHPKSKQIIGVDISSGSQHDIKLARKTVKKFKHCDYVMTDLGYYGLEQDGFKLLMPIKKKKNLPLFDAETNYNKMIGKIRVVIEHINSQLKRFRILSERYRNRRKRFGLRINLIAALVNRMNLQ
- the tatC gene encoding twin-arginine translocase subunit TatC yields the protein MSILPSTQTNNDTRQIPLEEMPITRHLVILRKHLFKIVGVLLGLFLCLLPFASQTYQLLSKPLRAQLPESSSMIATDVTATFMAPFKLNFFIALLIAMPFILYQLWAFIRPALYLKEKKLALPLLISSIVLFYAGIAFAYLIALPSILHFFISVSPDTVAPMTDINSYLAFCLKLFLVFGFTFEIPIITLLLIIIGVVSTQTLVEKRRFIVVGCFFIAMFVTPPDALSMIMLAVPMWLLFELGLAAGKWIEK
- a CDS encoding Sec-independent protein translocase subunit TatA, with the protein product MAGLSIWHVLIFAIVVILLFGTSKLKNLGKDVGGAIKDFKKSVREEEEAEAAQLQYPRTIDAKVKASESSIKN
- the tatB gene encoding Sec-independent protein translocase protein TatB; the encoded protein is MLNIGMTELLVFGAIALLILGPDKLPEAIRFIGKWSAKIKRIASNIQNDLDRELRLSELREQMQSELKRIQELEIKMQAQMDNINVIHQPIIRNPEQHLLNYELTYQLINESVSPVHLPPIQLNKVTKQEKIYADIKVAV